CCACCCAATGTCACAGCTCCAACAGCATTTTATTGGGATCTGAGTCTACAGTTCACGTGGGGAGGTGAGCAGCAAGGCTTAAAAGGGGGTTTTAACCCCCTGGGGATAGCTCCTTCCAAATCTAACAAAACGCCAGGGGAAGCCCTCATGCTGGGCCCCCAGCCAGGCAGGCTAGTCAAATCCCAGGGGGCCCGGGTCAGTGCGTGCAGCCAAGGGGcccactcccccccccacccgcccccgacacacacacacacacacacacacacacacacacacacacacacacacacacacacacacaagaggagGAAAGCTCTCTGGCTTCAGAATCAGaattgcccccaccccacccccacctccaccccaccccccaaaaaacaggCTTCTCTCCCATCCCCCCTTCACACTGGCGGGACACAATCAGGCTGCAAGAGTCACGGCCCAGGGCCCTGAGCATTTGCATACATTTGCATAGATAGCAAGGCAGGTCCAGCTAAGACCTTTTTCTAGCAAAAGTGGTTTCAGTGCGGGGCTGGGTGATTTCCGCTCTCCTCGGTGAAGGATATCCAAGGACACCAAACGAGCCAAGGGAGGTGGCAGTTTAACGGTTCCCAGGGGACAGACAGCACGGGGCCTCAGCCCTGGCGCTGGTGGCTGTGTTCCTCCCTGGGCCCCACAACTCTGGGGTTCTGCCAGTGTTTGTCCTTCTTCCCAGACCTGTGGAGAGGCATGGTGGGGGGCAGTAAGAGGCCTTTAGACAACAACGCCACATCCACATGATGAGAAGGCGCTCCCTGAGGAGAGGGGACCCTGCTCCTCTTAAGACAGGCGACACAGGCAGTCACCATCAATcatactggggggaggggagtgtggcCAGACCTGGTGTCCCAGGATGAAGGCCCCAGCTGGGCAGGCGGGAAGGTGGGAAGCAATCTCTCTTGCAGGTATGGGCAGTACAGGGTAACTCGGGAGGAAAAATCCCCCCAGCCTAAAAGGGGACTCCCCGGGACCACTCTGGGGTGAGCACAGGCAGCTTCCTGCCCTCAAGGGAAGACAAGAAAAGTACTGGCtaggggggaggggagacctAAAAGCAGAGATAAAACCTCAAATTTAAGAACACCCCGCCACCCCGCCCCAGCTCAGGGCCCTGGCTCCTTCACACCCCCTACCATCAcctcctgcctcctgctctgTCCCACTGACCCAACTCCCCAACAGCTTGCCCACCTCTTCTTCAGTGCTTTGTCTCCAAAGAAGTGGCTGAAGATGAAGTCCTCAAAGTCATCCACCTCATCGTCATCACCTGTCTGTCtcactgccacctcctccaggctgtCCTCCAAGGCATCTACAAAGTCTCGGAAGCGGAGGCGGTCGTGGCGGAAGATACCGTCCTCACCAAAGTAAGCAGGAGAAAGGGGTAGCTCCTCGGTCAGTTGCCTGGCCCAGGGCAGCCGCGCCAGGTACGTCCTCAGCAGAGAGGCCAGCTCCTGTTGCCGCACAGGGGCCAGCTCCATGCCAAAGAAGGCCAGGCCCTCCTGGCGGGCACACTCGTGCACACCCGAGCAGCCCTGGGGTGCCTGGTACTTGTGCCTCAACAGCTCTGCCCAGAGTGGCAGGGGGTCATGCCTGTCTTTAGCCCCCTCCTTCCACTGAGGGTGTTTCTGCCTTCCTCTGGAGGAGTGGGGGCTCCCACTTTTCCTGGGGGGCTCCTTAGAACCCTGTCGTTTGCCATCCTTCTTGCTGGCCCACTCCACCCTTGGCTTGCCCTCCTTCCACCTCCCCGCCAGCTCCCTGTCCTCCTCACCCCCCCAGCTCTTCTTCTTTTCCCGGCCAGATTCCTCCTTCTTATGTTTCCAGTGGTCAGTCTTCCGGTCCCTCTGCCCATCCCACCACTTTTCCTTTCCGCTCCACTCCCTGGAACTCTGGAAGTGAGGCTCCTGATGCCAGGCCTCTGAGGCATTGGCAGGGACCCCAGGGCGCTGGCCCCAGTTCTCCAGGCCCCGCAGCTTCTGGGCCAGCCTGTGACCCACCTCAGCCAGGCCAGCATGGGCTGGGTCCCCTCGGCCCGCATCCCTCAAGCTCTGCTCCAGGTCCTGCTGCACAGACCCCAGCAGCCGCCGCTGCCTCTCCAACTCTTGCCTTAATGCCTGGGCCTCAGCCTCTAGCTGTTTCTTCTGCTCCAGGAAGCCAGGGCTTGGCACCTGCCCCCTTGGGCCTTGCTCCTTGGTGACCTTGCCAGCCCGCAGGCCTCTGCCCCCATAGAGACACACCCCATCTGTGCCCCGGACACAGTCAGCCTCCAGGCCCTGGAGCTGGGCCCGCAGCTGCTGCAGCTCTAACTCCAGGGCCCGCTGGGAGACCTCGCCCTGCTGTAGGGCCCCTCGGAGCCGGGCATTCTCCTCTTCCAGCCCTTTGGGTTGACGCATCAGGCTCTGAAGCTCTTCCTTCTGGGCCTGGAATGGGAATAGGGATGGAGAGCACAAGGAGGAGTCAAGGACGGCCCCAGTGCCTTCTACCCTGATTCCATTCCATCATAGACTTTATGGCCTGGGAAACTCAGAGGATTTGGTTCTCATCCCCTGCCCCATCTGCACCCTTCACCAGACCCTGGGATCCCCAAATTCCATCACAGGCCTCAGCTTCTATGTCCTTTTTAAGCACACACTTCTCCGATTCACCAAAAGATAGCCAAGATGTGGCTGTAGTTGCCCAATTTCCACCTCCCATACCCAGAGCAGACATTACTAATTGATCTCAGCACTTCTTTCCCATTGAGCCTTGGCATGTTCTTCAAATCCTtctccacacaatgctccaggcGGACCATGCCAATCAAGCAGAGGTGGCATGCCACGTGAAGCAGGTATGCCAGTCCTGGCCTAACCCTTAGCATGCAGGACATGAACAGAGAATTGAGAAGATGACTTCACTAtagtgggaaagggaggggatcAAGGTGTGTGGGTGAACACAGGAAACTTCTTTTGGGGGAGGACACTAGGACAGACAGACACCTGGCCTAGGGAGGGTGTCTAGCCCACCCCCTCCTGCTTGTGCCCACCTGCAGCTGGGCCTGCAGCAGCCGGATATCCTGGTTCTCCTTGGCCAGCTTGTCCAGCAGAAGGGCCATGTTCTGCAGGCTGGGAACACTGTCAGGGGGCACTGAGGTCTGCAGCTGCTGCTTTAGCCCATCCTAAGGGCAAAGGAGCCAGTCACCCCCGCAGCCCTGAATCTCCCCCACCAGGCCCCTCACACCAATGCAGAGTGTCACACATGCCTGCCCATCCTCCTCAGCCTCCAGCATCTCAGTATCCGAGCCGGTATCTGGGAAGACCTGCAGGTCCGCTTCCTCCACTGGCCCTGTGGGAAAGTGAAATCCTGAAACTGGCTCCAAGGCACACAGAGCCCTctcctcacccccccacccccacccccacccccccacacacagtcACCCTCCTTCCCTGGACCTGCCCTATGGCTGACAGTCCAGCGAGGTAAAGGGTCAAGGGTCACCCTGAATAGCTGACAAGACCTATAACTGAGCAACAAAGGTACAGCCCCCAGCATCCCTACTCCTGACCCAGAGAATTGCCCCCATCAGCCTCCCTCAGGGCTGGAAGGGGACAGACATGAACCAGTCAGGGCCTGTCCTCACTCACCACTTTCAGCCTCTGAGAGACCACCTGAAATGGAGACAGAGGAGTCTGGGCAGGCCCTCAGAGGAGGGGGTGGAATGGAGTGAAAGTGCGGCAGGAGGGCAGAAGGGGCCAGAGTGGAGGCTTAAGGCCTCATCGGGAGAGGGACCACTCACCGGAGAAGAGGAGGATCCCCAGGCCCAGCAGAACCAGGGCCCCGAGGAGACACATGTTGAGGGAGATGCCCAGCTCCCTGCCCGCACCCTCAGCCCCGGTCTGGTCCTCCACACCCAGGGGGGCCACAGGCTGAGGAGTGCTGGGCTCCCGGCCCCGCCGTCTCCGCAGACCCTCCACGTCCATGTCGGTGTCGTCCTCACTGCTGGAGCAGTGGGCTTCCTCCCTGATCCAAGCTGGAGGAAGGGATGGGGACAGGGCAGTAAAGCAACGGAAGCGATGGGACATACAGAGAGACGGGAAATAGAAGCAAACATGAGAGGCCCCCAGCCCTGACCACAGAGGGGGCACGTGGAGACCCTGCCCACGTCTGCCAGGGCATCAGTGACCACCCCCGCCCAGTCTGGAGGTGGGAGACCagtcctctcttttattttttgaatttttgaattttattttatttattttttatacagcaggttcttattagttatctattttatacatattagtgtatatatgtcaatcccaatctcccaattcatcccaccaccagcccACCACCCCACtttgcccccttggtgtccatacgtttgttctctacatctgggggGAGACCAGTCCTTTCAATCTGCAAACTGCAAGAGCAGCTTTCACCCTAAAAGTGCACTCCTTCCTCCCACACGTGCCTCACGTGGAGCACCCTCCCGGCTCTGGGTTCTGCCCGAACCCCGGCCACTCCTTCCCAATGCCTCCGCTCAGTCCCTGGCTCTTCCCGGTCCTAGAGGCAGAGGTCCCCCCGGCACCATTTCTGCTTTTCTGCTCTTCTCACCGTACACACAGTCACCTGCTATCTCACCCACCCCGCTGGCTTCCCCGCAGAGCAGATGAGTCCCTCATCAGTCACTCCCAACCTGGCCTCCCTGGAGCTCCAGGCGTGGACGTCTGACTGCCTCCTGGCCACTCCCACCTGGGTGTCCCTGGGGACCAAACACTCAACACACTGCCCTCCAAACTGGTTCTCTTCTGGTGTTCCCCCACTGCAGGGCAAGATGCCACTGCTCCCACCTAGCCAACCTCAGCCCTCCCTCTTCACCCCACACGCAGACAGTTCGACAATTCGACACCTAAACATCTCAACGTCACTCGCCTTGTATCTGCCTTAGTTCAGGTCTTCCTCGGCTTTGTCAGTTGCCCCCTAAATGGCCCCAGCCCCCGGCCTCCCCCTCCACCCTGTCACCCCTCAACAGAGATGGACTCATACACTCCTCTGCCACCAGCGTTGGACACAGCCTCCTCAGCACAGGACAGGGGGCCCCCCATCCCTTTGTTGATGCTGCAGCCTTGGCCTGGAATGTTCTCTTCCTCCTACCCTACCGACTAAAATCCTACTCTTTGCTCAAGGCTCCACTCAAATGACACCTCCAGTGTGCCCCTTTCCCCACCtgtccctgcctctcccttcccctcgACCTGTCCCGTGACTGaccaccctccccctccttttttgCACCCCTCATAGGTCTGACTTGCATCTGGGCTCAGTCTAGTCCACTTCTTACATAGG
Above is a window of Balaenoptera acutorostrata chromosome 1, mBalAcu1.1, whole genome shotgun sequence DNA encoding:
- the PBXIP1 gene encoding pre-B-cell leukemia transcription factor-interacting protein 1 isoform X1 encodes the protein MASCPDSDNSWVLAGSENLPVETLGPESRMDPESERAPQAPWSPSKAAAEELAGTLDGEETLFQSESSQSRPILPEETEAKGVLEGDDRGMEPPGPGDTEAQGDLEETPEAVALGPDTQDLEDQGPPNSLPSSPQTAWIREEAHCSSSEDDTDMDVEGLRRRRGREPSTPQPVAPLGVEDQTGAEGAGRELGISLNMCLLGALVLLGLGILLFSGGLSEAESGPVEEADLQVFPDTGSDTEMLEAEEDGQDGLKQQLQTSVPPDSVPSLQNMALLLDKLAKENQDIRLLQAQLQAQKEELQSLMRQPKGLEEENARLRGALQQGEVSQRALELELQQLRAQLQGLEADCVRGTDGVCLYGGRGLRAGKVTKEQGPRGQVPSPGFLEQKKQLEAEAQALRQELERQRRLLGSVQQDLEQSLRDAGRGDPAHAGLAEVGHRLAQKLRGLENWGQRPGVPANASEAWHQEPHFQSSREWSGKEKWWDGQRDRKTDHWKHKKEESGREKKKSWGGEEDRELAGRWKEGKPRVEWASKKDGKRQGSKEPPRKSGSPHSSRGRQKHPQWKEGAKDRHDPLPLWAELLRHKYQAPQGCSGVHECARQEGLAFFGMELAPVRQQELASLLRTYLARLPWARQLTEELPLSPAYFGEDGIFRHDRLRFRDFVDALEDSLEEVAVRQTGDDDEVDDFEDFIFSHFFGDKALKKRSGKKDKHWQNPRVVGPREEHSHQRQG
- the PBXIP1 gene encoding pre-B-cell leukemia transcription factor-interacting protein 1 isoform X2; this translates as MASCPDSDNSWVLAGSENLPVETLGPESRMDPESERAPQAPWSPSKAAAEELAGTLDGEETLFQSESSQSRPILPEETEAKGVLEGDDRGMEPPGPGDTEAQGDLEETPEAVALGPDTQDLEDQGPPNSLPSSPQTAWIREEAHCSSSEDDTDMDVEGLRRRRGREPSTPQPVAPLGVEDQTGAEGAGRELGISLNMCLLGALVLLGLGILLFSGPVEEADLQVFPDTGSDTEMLEAEEDGQDGLKQQLQTSVPPDSVPSLQNMALLLDKLAKENQDIRLLQAQLQAQKEELQSLMRQPKGLEEENARLRGALQQGEVSQRALELELQQLRAQLQGLEADCVRGTDGVCLYGGRGLRAGKVTKEQGPRGQVPSPGFLEQKKQLEAEAQALRQELERQRRLLGSVQQDLEQSLRDAGRGDPAHAGLAEVGHRLAQKLRGLENWGQRPGVPANASEAWHQEPHFQSSREWSGKEKWWDGQRDRKTDHWKHKKEESGREKKKSWGGEEDRELAGRWKEGKPRVEWASKKDGKRQGSKEPPRKSGSPHSSRGRQKHPQWKEGAKDRHDPLPLWAELLRHKYQAPQGCSGVHECARQEGLAFFGMELAPVRQQELASLLRTYLARLPWARQLTEELPLSPAYFGEDGIFRHDRLRFRDFVDALEDSLEEVAVRQTGDDDEVDDFEDFIFSHFFGDKALKKRSGKKDKHWQNPRVVGPREEHSHQRQG